One window of the Rhipicephalus sanguineus isolate Rsan-2018 chromosome 4, BIME_Rsan_1.4, whole genome shotgun sequence genome contains the following:
- the LOC119389144 gene encoding uncharacterized protein LOC119389144: MEALRCHSALRWCCISSYQKASTSEDNVGDVPCSPFIIAKGENFLTAGVFTICIDTHAVIESTTQCQAFKLMFFTHFAFTNEFRKEVSLNLEFTQRAAAAVNPDRGSKVEKSRNQRRLTPQMTNLIKALRDYEC; encoded by the exons ATGGAAGCCCTAAGGTGTCATAGTGCCCTgaggtggtgctgcatctcgagctaccagaag gcaagtacaagtgaagataatgtcggagacgtgccgtgctcccctttcatcattgcCAAAG gagagaactttctgactgccggggtatttaccatctgtattgatacccatgctgtgatTGAATCCACCACACagtgccaggcattcaagttgatgttctttacacacttcgcctttactaaTGAATtccgcaaggaggtcagcctaaacctggagttcacacaaag ggcagccgcagcagtcaaccctgacagagggagcaaggtcgagaagtcaaggaatcagcgccgcctcacaccacaaatgaccaacttaatcaaagctctgcgagactatgaatgctaa